A portion of the Thioflavicoccus mobilis 8321 genome contains these proteins:
- a CDS encoding strawberry notch C-terminal domain-containing protein yields the protein MGKIPKVPQFLNRLLSLKTDQQNQVFGLFESRLVEAVEYAKQQGIYDEGLQTLRAQSIVKSRDDRVYTHKTGAATRYVELEVTNAIEYLPWDEVKARADSREATDDSASGWYVSAHGKYKGRAFYMSDRGTRINSEGVETHRGVLYGIRRGAHRYIDNAQEIARGTGMRMVGGVPRLVQLAHRITAEQAERRWNEELAAAPATETTTKGMLVGAILPIWDRVTGSEIIYRLQTDEGEQLLGRLLEGRAAKETLKNLGIGDSGVSKLSPRELFAAVRDGQKAVLSNGWEIVRAKVNHEQRVEVRRGAPFSAAEIGILKEQGAFVERINWSQRVFLPVGDEGLTAFERVTAAKPVVELFGERAPETGASATAPEPEPEAVPARGLPSMVLPGVPQREAPGSATARDPAPPRPEPTVPAIKPDPKAPYHEQIATNLIEQLEAAPPPGRSPGSRGPSICPTTRSRGRGTGGRTPCRWRCRGGGTHGG from the coding sequence ATGGGGAAGATCCCCAAGGTCCCGCAGTTCCTGAACCGCCTGCTGTCACTGAAGACCGACCAGCAGAACCAGGTCTTCGGCCTGTTCGAGAGCCGCCTGGTCGAGGCGGTCGAGTACGCCAAGCAGCAAGGCATCTACGACGAGGGCCTGCAAACCCTGCGCGCCCAGAGCATCGTCAAGAGCCGCGACGATCGGGTCTACACCCACAAGACCGGCGCGGCGACCCGCTACGTCGAGCTCGAGGTCACCAATGCCATCGAGTACCTCCCGTGGGACGAGGTCAAGGCGAGGGCGGACAGCCGTGAAGCGACCGACGACTCCGCGAGCGGCTGGTACGTCTCGGCCCATGGCAAGTACAAGGGACGGGCGTTCTACATGTCCGACCGTGGGACACGCATCAACAGCGAGGGCGTCGAGACCCATCGGGGCGTGCTCTACGGCATCCGCAGGGGTGCCCATCGCTACATCGACAACGCGCAGGAGATCGCCCGCGGGACCGGGATGCGCATGGTCGGTGGAGTCCCGCGCCTGGTGCAGCTCGCCCACCGCATCACCGCCGAGCAGGCCGAGCGCCGATGGAACGAGGAGCTGGCCGCGGCGCCAGCGACCGAGACCACGACCAAGGGCATGCTGGTCGGCGCCATCCTGCCGATCTGGGACCGGGTGACCGGCAGCGAGATCATCTACCGCCTGCAGACCGACGAGGGCGAGCAGCTGCTCGGCCGCCTGCTCGAAGGGCGTGCCGCCAAGGAGACTTTGAAGAACCTCGGCATCGGCGACTCCGGGGTCTCCAAGCTGTCTCCGCGCGAGCTGTTTGCCGCCGTGCGGGACGGGCAGAAGGCCGTGCTCTCCAACGGCTGGGAGATCGTGCGTGCCAAGGTGAACCACGAGCAGCGCGTCGAGGTCCGGCGCGGGGCGCCGTTCTCGGCCGCGGAGATCGGCATCCTCAAGGAGCAGGGCGCCTTCGTCGAGCGCATCAACTGGTCTCAGCGGGTGTTTCTTCCAGTCGGGGACGAGGGTTTGACGGCCTTCGAGCGCGTCACCGCGGCCAAGCCGGTCGTCGAGCTGTTCGGCGAGCGTGCGCCCGAGACCGGGGCCAGTGCCACGGCGCCGGAGCCGGAGCCGGAGGCGGTTCCGGCGCGGGGGCTGCCGTCGATGGTGCTGCCTGGGGTTCCCCAGAGGGAGGCCCCGGGGTCTGCGACAGCGCGAGACCCCGCACCGCCGCGGCCGGAACCGACGGTGCCAGCGATAAAGCCCGATCCGAAGGCCCCGTACCACGAACAAATCGCCACCAACCTCATCGAGCAGTTGGAGGCCGCACCGCCCCCTGGCAGAAGTCCTGGGAGCCGGGGACCATCCATCTGCCCCACAACCCGGTCTCGGGGACGCGGTACCGGGGGGCGAACGCCGTGTCGCTGGCGATGCAGGGGAGGGGGGACCCACGGTGGATGA
- a CDS encoding diaminobutyrate--2-oxoglutarate transaminase: MLKAPPSDTSSGKESNVSYYSKLYPAVFASAQDCFLYDSGGHRYIDFFCAAGSLNYGHNPPRAREALLNYLDAKGVIASLDMLTEARTTFVSRFHEAILAPRNFSYRIHVTAPTGADAVEAALKLARKVTGRRTVAYMEGSFHGVTLGALSVTDYPHVRGAAGIPFEHTLRLPFDNPTRDADDNLSIISALLGLSSTELPAALIVETVQAEGGLRAARPEWLIGLQKLLRERGILLIVDDIQVGCGRTGTFFSFDGLPLAPDIVCLSKSLSGIGIPLSAVLLRPELDVWEPGEHTGTFRGNNLGFVAAAAMLDLWLDESFVAHIDDLDTLFSSLSHSLLASHPDKIVGIRGRGLALGLEFQEPTCANAVMRDAFKFGLMIETSGFRGEVLKIYPPLTASEEVMREAFSVLSKILH, translated from the coding sequence ATGTTAAAGGCTCCTCCAAGCGATACTTCCTCCGGAAAGGAATCGAATGTCTCCTACTACTCAAAGCTATATCCCGCTGTATTCGCCTCTGCCCAAGATTGCTTTCTCTACGATTCCGGTGGCCATAGGTATATAGACTTTTTTTGCGCTGCAGGTAGTCTCAACTATGGACACAATCCACCGCGCGCGCGGGAAGCACTTTTAAACTATCTCGATGCGAAAGGCGTTATTGCTTCACTCGATATGTTAACCGAGGCGAGAACTACCTTTGTATCACGATTTCACGAAGCTATTTTGGCGCCCCGCAATTTCTCTTACCGAATCCACGTGACTGCCCCAACAGGCGCAGACGCAGTAGAAGCGGCGCTAAAGCTCGCACGAAAAGTGACGGGCCGCCGTACAGTCGCCTATATGGAGGGGTCGTTTCATGGTGTCACGCTTGGTGCCTTATCTGTGACAGACTATCCGCACGTCCGGGGAGCTGCCGGAATACCATTTGAGCATACACTCCGGCTACCTTTTGATAACCCGACGCGCGACGCAGACGATAACTTATCGATCATATCTGCATTGCTTGGCTTATCCTCTACAGAATTACCAGCCGCCCTAATCGTAGAGACCGTCCAAGCCGAGGGGGGGCTTCGTGCGGCGCGTCCCGAATGGCTTATCGGTTTACAGAAACTCCTCCGCGAGCGCGGTATCCTATTGATTGTCGATGACATCCAAGTTGGGTGTGGAAGGACGGGAACATTTTTCAGTTTTGATGGCCTCCCGCTCGCCCCGGATATCGTCTGTCTGTCGAAATCGCTAAGCGGCATTGGCATTCCGCTATCTGCTGTCTTGTTGCGACCAGAGTTGGACGTCTGGGAGCCTGGCGAGCATACCGGCACTTTTCGGGGCAACAATCTCGGCTTTGTTGCTGCCGCTGCAATGTTGGACCTTTGGTTGGACGAGTCTTTCGTTGCACACATCGACGATCTAGATACGCTCTTTAGTTCTCTGTCACATTCTCTTCTTGCTTCTCATCCCGATAAGATTGTTGGCATCCGCGGTCGCGGCCTTGCCTTGGGACTCGAATTCCAGGAACCTACTTGTGCCAACGCAGTTATGCGAGATGCTTTTAAGTTTGGCCTTATGATAGAAACGTCTGGCTTTAGAGGTGAAGTCCTAAAGATCTATCCCCCTTTGACGGCGAGCGAAGAAGTGATGCGAGAAGCATTTTCTGTGCTCTCTAAAATACTGCACTGA
- a CDS encoding D-alanine--D-alanine ligase family protein produces the protein MRVVLVENIVQAVLAGESRDIASDREMEVIPGLVADALTTRGHDVSILPANWDLPANIGKVEVDIVLNLAEGFAGSNGHEWLVPAILEQAGVPYTGADAGNILLTRDKLVTKTLLAAHNVTVPRHQIIRRHSDLSVREIGFPIIAKPLREEASIGIGKDSVVVTEAQWKRRVEILLEIYKQPVLCEEYVQGREFSIGVWGNNHVEALPMVEFVFPCVDPLQRFRSFEHKWLGDQEVMVAAEGVADVLREQASTIACLAHRVLNCRDYSRADFRLSADGRLFFLEHNYNPGIGPNTHGLSNTFTRQAELAGFSYEAFLEKLMEIARGRYQGLER, from the coding sequence ATGCGCGTGGTACTTGTTGAGAATATTGTGCAGGCGGTGCTCGCTGGAGAATCGCGTGATATTGCAAGTGACCGAGAAATGGAGGTTATACCGGGGCTTGTTGCAGACGCGTTAACGACTAGGGGACATGACGTGTCGATTCTACCGGCCAATTGGGACTTGCCGGCAAATATCGGGAAGGTAGAAGTGGATATCGTACTGAATTTGGCAGAAGGATTTGCAGGTAGCAACGGCCATGAGTGGCTAGTGCCTGCCATATTAGAGCAAGCGGGAGTGCCATATACTGGCGCAGATGCGGGTAACATATTGTTAACAAGGGACAAGCTCGTCACGAAAACTTTGCTCGCGGCGCACAATGTTACCGTGCCACGGCATCAAATTATCAGACGGCATTCCGATCTCAGTGTGCGTGAAATTGGGTTTCCAATTATTGCGAAGCCATTGAGAGAAGAAGCGAGCATTGGTATTGGAAAGGACTCCGTTGTGGTAACGGAGGCGCAATGGAAAAGGCGGGTAGAGATCCTCTTGGAAATTTATAAGCAGCCGGTGCTTTGCGAGGAGTACGTACAAGGGCGGGAATTTTCTATCGGCGTATGGGGTAACAACCATGTCGAAGCTTTGCCGATGGTAGAGTTCGTCTTTCCCTGTGTTGATCCATTACAGCGGTTCCGGTCGTTCGAACATAAATGGCTGGGAGATCAAGAAGTGATGGTGGCAGCGGAAGGTGTGGCGGATGTGCTCCGTGAGCAAGCGAGCACTATCGCATGTCTAGCGCATCGTGTGCTCAACTGTCGAGACTATAGTAGGGCGGATTTTCGGCTGTCGGCGGACGGGAGGCTGTTCTTCTTGGAGCATAACTACAATCCAGGAATAGGACCGAACACGCATGGATTGAGTAATACCTTCACGCGGCAGGCGGAGTTGGCGGGATTTTCGTATGAAGCGTTCTTGGAAAAGTTGATGGAAATCGCAAGAGGTCGATACCAAGGATTGGAGCGATGA
- a CDS encoding zincin-like metallopeptidase domain-containing protein → MHLPHNPVSGTRYRGANAVSLAMQGRGDPRWMTEQQARSVGAQVRRGENGTLVKFWKLTDEIPAKDERGKPLKDADGNPVYRRVQLDKPKVFSAVVYNAEQVEGLPALEFKALPSDRHERAEAILKASGVEIRHDQPDRAFYRPATDRIHLPPRDSFPSADAYYATALHELGHWTGHPVTGN, encoded by the coding sequence ATCCATCTGCCCCACAACCCGGTCTCGGGGACGCGGTACCGGGGGGCGAACGCCGTGTCGCTGGCGATGCAGGGGAGGGGGGACCCACGGTGGATGACCGAGCAGCAGGCCCGGAGCGTCGGCGCCCAGGTCCGCCGCGGCGAGAACGGGACCCTGGTCAAGTTCTGGAAGCTCACCGATGAGATCCCGGCGAAGGACGAGCGCGGCAAGCCGCTCAAGGACGCCGATGGCAACCCGGTCTACCGCAGGGTCCAGCTCGACAAACCGAAGGTCTTCTCCGCCGTGGTCTACAACGCCGAGCAGGTCGAGGGCCTCCCGGCCCTGGAGTTCAAGGCCCTGCCTTCGGACCGCCACGAGCGGGCCGAGGCCATCCTGAAGGCCTCCGGCGTCGAGATCCGCCACGACCAGCCCGACCGCGCCTTCTACCGCCCCGCCACGGACCGGATACACTTGCCGCCGCGGGACAGCTTCCCGAGCGCCGACGCCTACTACGCTACGGCGCTCCACGAACTGGGCCACTGGACAGGCCATCCCGTAACCGGCAACTGA
- the tnpC gene encoding IS66 family transposase, with the protein MTSAACDIADAPPEWPAERTELLARIAQLEQQLAWFQRQIFGEKSERRLLLPPPGQLSLGEGFTTPGAAPASDTPVSAHRRRTSRDTPEKEDEDEEALFFDSARVPVEVIAVPNPATDGLAPEDYEVIGEKVSYRLAQRPGSYVILKYVRPLIKRKDDQRLHCPPAPAGVLEGGRADVSFLAGLVIDKFLYHLPLYRQHQRLSAAGIEVSRAWLTQQVLAAALLLTPIVAAQLSGIRAARVKAMDETPIKAGRQGPGKLKKGYFWPIWGDTDEGGGGDIVFLYRPSRAARHVREGLGEHRVAGEVLISDGYSAYARYAERVGLTHAQCWAHTRRTFERAKEIEPAAVAEALDLIGAFYACERAIRKQGLRGEAKRDYRLTHAKPVVEGFFAWAEEQVERAALLPSNPLTKALHYALQRREALSVYLDDPDVPIDTNHLERALRPIPMGRKNWLFCWTEVGAEAVATLQSLIVTCQLHDIDPYVYLVDVLQRIDQHPAAEVHRLIPRLWKQQFAENLLRSDLSRSVPATQ; encoded by the coding sequence ATGACATCAGCGGCTTGTGACATCGCCGACGCCCCGCCGGAGTGGCCCGCCGAGCGCACGGAATTGCTCGCGCGCATCGCCCAGCTCGAGCAGCAGCTGGCCTGGTTTCAGCGCCAGATTTTCGGTGAGAAGTCCGAACGTCGCCTCCTGTTGCCGCCGCCCGGGCAGCTCTCCCTCGGCGAGGGATTCACCACGCCCGGTGCGGCGCCCGCGTCCGACACCCCGGTCAGTGCTCATCGCCGCCGCACCTCTCGCGACACGCCCGAGAAGGAGGATGAGGATGAGGAGGCGCTGTTCTTCGATTCCGCGCGGGTTCCGGTCGAGGTCATCGCCGTGCCCAACCCCGCGACCGACGGGCTCGCCCCCGAGGACTACGAGGTCATCGGCGAGAAGGTCAGCTATCGTCTTGCCCAGCGCCCGGGTAGCTACGTCATCCTCAAGTACGTGCGCCCCTTGATCAAGCGCAAGGACGATCAGCGCCTGCACTGCCCGCCGGCCCCGGCGGGCGTGCTCGAAGGGGGGCGGGCCGATGTCAGCTTCCTCGCCGGGCTGGTCATCGATAAGTTCCTCTACCACCTGCCGCTGTATCGTCAGCACCAGCGTCTCTCGGCCGCCGGCATCGAGGTCAGCCGCGCGTGGCTGACCCAGCAGGTGCTGGCCGCGGCCTTGCTGCTGACCCCGATCGTGGCCGCCCAGTTGAGCGGGATCCGCGCCGCGCGGGTCAAGGCGATGGATGAGACGCCGATCAAGGCCGGGCGCCAGGGGCCCGGCAAGCTCAAGAAGGGGTATTTCTGGCCCATCTGGGGCGATACCGATGAGGGTGGTGGCGGCGACATCGTCTTCCTCTACCGACCCTCGCGTGCCGCGCGGCATGTGCGCGAGGGGCTCGGGGAGCATCGGGTGGCAGGGGAGGTGCTCATCAGCGATGGGTATAGCGCCTATGCACGCTATGCCGAACGCGTGGGCCTCACCCATGCCCAGTGCTGGGCGCATACCCGGCGCACCTTCGAGCGCGCCAAGGAGATCGAGCCGGCGGCCGTCGCTGAGGCCTTGGACCTCATCGGTGCCTTCTATGCCTGCGAACGCGCCATCCGCAAGCAGGGCCTGCGGGGCGAGGCCAAGCGCGATTATCGCCTCACCCACGCCAAGCCCGTCGTCGAAGGCTTCTTCGCCTGGGCCGAGGAGCAGGTCGAACGGGCCGCGCTGCTGCCGAGCAATCCGCTCACCAAGGCGCTGCACTACGCCCTACAGCGCCGTGAGGCCTTGAGCGTCTACCTCGACGACCCCGATGTGCCGATCGACACCAACCACCTCGAGCGTGCCCTGCGCCCGATCCCGATGGGGCGTAAGAACTGGCTGTTCTGCTGGACCGAGGTCGGCGCCGAGGCGGTGGCCACGCTGCAGAGCCTGATCGTCACCTGCCAGCTCCACGACATCGACCCCTACGTCTACCTCGTCGATGTACTTCAGCGCATCGATCAGCACCCAGCCGCGGAGGTCCATCGGCTGATCCCTCGGCTGTGGAAGCAGCAATTCGCCGAGAACCTGCTACGCTCGGACCTCAGCCGATCGGTGCCGGCCACGCAATAA
- the sbnA gene encoding 2,3-diaminopropionate biosynthesis protein SbnA, with translation MVGDTPLLKLNGTRETSHFSMYAKLESCNPTGSAKDRPALGMVFDAIRSKAISKHTIIVESTSGNMGIALAHVCARFDLRFHAVVDWRTPDIALELLEAYGAEIDVVQRYECRENDHVRARIRRVQELLRSEPCAYWPNQYGNPWNPKSHYIGTMPEITRSLGAAPDYLFVPVSTCGTIMGCATWLRDHGCHTRVIAVDVIGSGIFAPSVGTRSIPGMGASGPPELLNSAFVDDFVRVTDNECVISCRELLDNEGLLMGGSSGAVMAAIHKHRAKIASGSRCVLIFPDAGDRYLKTIFDDEWAAGFLRRP, from the coding sequence ATGGTAGGAGATACCCCTTTATTAAAGCTCAATGGGACGCGCGAGACTAGTCACTTCTCAATGTATGCGAAATTGGAGTCGTGTAACCCGACTGGGAGCGCTAAAGATCGGCCGGCGCTAGGTATGGTCTTCGACGCGATTCGCTCTAAAGCTATCTCGAAGCATACGATCATCGTGGAGTCTACTTCTGGGAATATGGGTATCGCGCTGGCGCATGTTTGCGCTCGATTTGATCTCCGGTTTCATGCGGTCGTCGATTGGAGAACACCCGATATTGCTCTTGAGTTGTTAGAGGCATACGGCGCTGAAATAGATGTCGTGCAGCGATATGAGTGCCGCGAAAACGACCATGTGCGTGCAAGGATTCGTAGGGTACAGGAGTTGCTTCGATCAGAGCCGTGCGCCTATTGGCCGAACCAATATGGAAATCCATGGAATCCCAAGTCTCACTATATTGGCACAATGCCAGAAATCACGCGCTCGTTAGGCGCGGCGCCAGATTATTTGTTTGTACCTGTTAGCACCTGCGGGACAATTATGGGTTGCGCAACGTGGCTCCGCGATCACGGTTGCCACACGCGAGTGATTGCGGTCGATGTTATCGGAAGTGGGATATTTGCACCTTCGGTAGGGACCCGTTCCATTCCAGGGATGGGCGCGAGTGGCCCTCCTGAATTACTTAACAGCGCATTTGTCGATGATTTTGTTCGTGTGACGGATAACGAATGCGTGATCAGTTGTAGGGAGCTTCTTGATAACGAGGGATTATTAATGGGCGGTTCCTCTGGCGCCGTAATGGCCGCCATTCACAAACACCGAGCTAAGATTGCAAGTGGATCGCGATGCGTATTGATATTTCCCGACGCGGGGGATCGCTACTTGAAGACGATCTTTGATGACGAGTGGGCTGCGGGGTTCTTGCGGAGACCCTGA
- a CDS encoding ornithine cyclodeaminase, mu-crystallin: protein MPLDSAITILTAADIVHMLSERHAELKDIVIKVYTEFGRGTIAVPPAAFLRPKANRPERFIALPAYLAYGDAVAGVKWIGSFPRNTDDGLERASAVIVLNSPADGRPLALLEGATISAIRTAMSALVLVETIRKDRNVSRIGVIGCGRIAFAVCRLLATEYGCLKGPLVYDADSKRAQRFAQVLKELEIAADVVSLPSQGEILRDCQVVVFATTATEPHLALPDPNVAGQVILHLSLRDIEPESMWDAINIVDSQEHAFREGTSLGLARRLARGNNMEVVEISDLLAKERRIDVERGTRIIFSPFGLGALDVALAHYVWRRSAILGVGVQVPGFLGTSWNDAKAHGEESASIKQQCGVQESK, encoded by the coding sequence ATGCCACTTGATAGTGCTATAACGATTCTTACTGCCGCCGATATAGTTCACATGCTGAGCGAACGCCATGCCGAGCTAAAAGATATCGTCATTAAGGTCTACACCGAATTCGGTAGAGGCACGATCGCCGTGCCGCCAGCGGCCTTCTTGCGACCAAAGGCGAACAGGCCAGAGCGGTTCATAGCCTTGCCTGCTTACCTGGCATACGGCGACGCCGTTGCAGGAGTAAAATGGATCGGCTCTTTTCCGAGAAATACCGACGATGGCTTAGAGCGGGCTTCGGCGGTCATAGTATTAAATTCACCTGCTGATGGACGTCCACTTGCGCTTTTGGAAGGGGCGACGATAAGTGCGATCCGCACAGCGATGAGTGCTCTGGTCCTGGTGGAAACGATAAGGAAGGACCGAAATGTGTCGCGGATTGGCGTGATCGGCTGCGGACGCATCGCGTTCGCAGTATGCAGGCTATTGGCAACTGAATATGGGTGCCTTAAGGGACCCCTGGTCTACGATGCGGATAGCAAGCGTGCGCAAAGATTCGCACAAGTTCTTAAAGAGTTAGAGATAGCGGCGGACGTAGTCAGCTTGCCATCGCAAGGAGAAATTCTACGAGACTGTCAGGTGGTTGTTTTTGCGACGACAGCGACAGAGCCGCATCTGGCCTTACCAGACCCAAACGTTGCAGGGCAAGTGATTCTGCATTTATCGCTGCGGGATATAGAGCCAGAAAGCATGTGGGACGCGATAAATATTGTCGACTCGCAAGAGCATGCGTTTCGTGAGGGGACATCTTTGGGACTAGCGCGCCGCTTGGCGCGTGGAAACAACATGGAAGTGGTAGAGATCAGTGACCTTCTGGCGAAGGAAAGGCGGATAGATGTAGAGCGCGGAACGCGCATTATTTTCAGCCCATTTGGGCTGGGTGCATTGGATGTCGCATTAGCACACTATGTTTGGCGACGCTCAGCAATCCTAGGGGTGGGTGTGCAGGTGCCAGGATTTTTGGGGACATCGTGGAATGATGCGAAGGCGCATGGGGAAGAGTCAGCTTCGATAAAACAGCAGTGCGGCGTACAAGAGAGTAAATAA
- the tnpA gene encoding IS66 family insertion sequence element accessory protein TnpA, with the protein MATTTRVRRTHADWQAVISRAERSSLSTAAFCAGEGISTASFYLWRKRWRASNPPQGDVGEEAPEFLDLGLLSRPANTEGASWDLELDLGDGVVLRLRRA; encoded by the coding sequence ATGGCCACGACCACCCGCGTGCGACGCACCCACGCCGATTGGCAAGCTGTCATCTCCCGCGCCGAGCGCAGCTCGCTGAGCACCGCCGCGTTCTGTGCGGGCGAGGGGATCAGCACCGCGAGCTTCTATCTGTGGCGCAAGCGCTGGCGTGCGAGCAACCCGCCGCAGGGCGATGTCGGCGAGGAGGCGCCTGAGTTTCTCGATCTCGGCCTGCTGTCGAGGCCGGCCAACACGGAAGGCGCATCCTGGGACCTCGAGCTCGACCTCGGCGACGGTGTCGTACTGCGTCTGAGGCGCGCGTAA
- the tnpB gene encoding IS66 family insertion sequence element accessory protein TnpB (TnpB, as the term is used for proteins encoded by IS66 family insertion elements, is considered an accessory protein, since TnpC, encoded by a neighboring gene, is a DDE family transposase.), producing MFFPEGRVRVFLHGRPVDMRKSFTGLIALTQQALAQDPLSGHLFVFVNRRGDYLKVLYWDRSGFCLWCKRLERGRFISDWRKRQDQELDVTGLRLLLEGIEPARRRLRYAREGEKRTAIW from the coding sequence ATGTTCTTCCCCGAGGGTCGGGTGCGGGTCTTTCTCCACGGCCGCCCGGTCGACATGCGCAAGTCCTTCACCGGTCTGATTGCCTTGACGCAGCAGGCGCTCGCCCAGGATCCCCTTTCGGGGCATCTGTTCGTCTTCGTCAATCGCCGCGGTGATTATCTGAAGGTCCTCTACTGGGACCGCAGCGGCTTCTGTCTGTGGTGCAAGCGCCTGGAGCGCGGGCGCTTCATCAGTGATTGGCGCAAGCGCCAGGATCAGGAGCTCGACGTCACCGGTTTGCGGCTGCTGTTGGAGGGCATCGAGCCGGCGCGACGGCGTCTGCGCTATGCACGAGAAGGTGAAAAGAGAACCGCAATCTGGTAG
- a CDS encoding KamA family radical SAM protein, with the protein MPTLPNESHTSQQNRWPDWKWQLRHRIKDASSLQPYFQPTPEEEQAISNASFPFAITPYYASLIDASDPRDPLRRAIIPSIAEQYLGSMAQADPCEEDAHEVVPRLVHRYPDRALLLPTSECPVYCRYCTRSRWVGSTAPPINEDSLLNATQYLREHSEIRDVLISGGDPLLLSDQRISHILSSLSRIPSIDIIRIGTKTATALPMRFTDNLVSILRNFQPLWLQLHFCHPQELTAEVIAACKKLADAGVPLTAQVVLLRGVNNDTSILQLLFRRLIQLRVRPYYLYQCDPVPNAMHFRTSVQSGLTIMKQLQGRTTGFAIPTYVIDAPNGGGKIPLQSSYITSISDSEVVLRNYEDLPYIYPNTNID; encoded by the coding sequence ATGCCTACCTTACCCAACGAGTCACATACATCACAGCAGAACCGCTGGCCGGATTGGAAATGGCAATTACGCCACCGCATAAAAGACGCGTCGTCTCTACAACCCTATTTCCAGCCGACACCCGAGGAAGAGCAGGCTATCTCTAACGCTTCCTTTCCCTTCGCCATAACCCCATATTATGCTTCCCTGATTGACGCTTCCGACCCCCGCGATCCTCTACGCCGCGCAATTATTCCCTCAATAGCCGAGCAGTACTTGGGCTCCATGGCGCAAGCCGATCCCTGCGAAGAAGACGCCCATGAGGTCGTCCCACGCCTCGTCCACCGCTATCCTGACCGTGCACTCCTACTTCCCACCAGTGAATGTCCTGTTTACTGCCGCTATTGCACCCGCAGTCGCTGGGTTGGCTCCACGGCCCCCCCGATTAATGAAGACTCCCTGCTCAACGCAACACAGTATCTTCGCGAACATTCCGAGATACGCGATGTATTGATCTCTGGAGGCGACCCCCTTCTCTTATCCGACCAGCGCATCTCCCATATTCTTTCAAGCCTCTCTCGCATACCATCCATAGACATCATTCGCATAGGGACAAAAACAGCGACTGCGCTGCCTATGCGCTTCACCGACAACCTTGTATCTATCCTACGCAATTTTCAGCCGCTGTGGCTCCAACTCCATTTCTGCCATCCTCAAGAGTTGACGGCCGAGGTTATTGCTGCATGCAAAAAACTCGCCGACGCCGGCGTCCCTCTAACTGCACAGGTTGTTCTTCTCCGGGGCGTCAATAACGACACTTCCATCTTACAACTGCTTTTTCGCCGTTTGATCCAACTCCGGGTGCGCCCATATTACCTGTATCAATGCGACCCGGTACCCAACGCCATGCACTTTCGCACGAGCGTTCAAAGCGGATTAACTATCATGAAGCAACTCCAAGGACGTACAACGGGCTTCGCGATACCGACCTACGTTATTGATGCACCCAATGGCGGAGGCAAAATTCCGCTACAGAGCAGCTACATAACTTCTATATCCGATTCAGAAGTTGTGTTGCGAAACTACGAAGACCTTCCCTACATATACCCAAACACCAATATCGATTAG